In the Acetobacterium sp. KB-1 genome, CGAAAAATCTTCCACCGGCATTTTTATCCGGGCTTCACAAAAAGCTCGTGTGAGTTCGCGACGAGCGCCAAAATCTGCAATTAGCAGGGCATCAAATTCAATGGGACGAATACGTAAATTATAATCGTTAACAAAGTCATGATAGATTTCACCCATTTTTCCATGAAGAAAAGGATAAAGTGAGTCGTTTTTAGAAATCTCATAATAAAAATTATTGACGTGTGGATCACTGAGTAGATGATGATACCAGACCATGGTTAAATAGAAATGCTTTTCAAAGGCATTAATGGGCTTATATCCGATCAATTTTTCTTTTAGTGCCTCGTGGATGGAAATGAGATAATCATCAAATATTTTTGCAATAAAGGTGTCCTTTGTTGCAAAATGATAGGTCATGGAACCTAAAGTTGTATCAGAACGATCAGCAATTTGTTGAATCGTAGTGGCATTGTAACCCTGAGAGTAAAAAAGTTCTTTGGCGCTCTGATAGATACGTTCCTTGGTCATCTCACCCTTAGTCATTTTTCGCATAAGTAATCTCCTTAAAAGCATATGTAGCATAGCAATTTTAGCATTAAGTGAGAAAATAAACAAGGAAAAATCCAAAAGATTTAAATAGAAAAAAAAAATAAAGCAATATTACTACAAAAACAGTAAAACAAACTTTGTTTAATAAAAAATGCTTGACAAAATCGTTGTAAAGGGTTACTATTTTAGTAAGTCTTCGTAATATTACTGAATGAACGATACAATTAAGGTAAAAGTCCGGAAATTTTACTTTAGTTAAAATTTAAAATTTTGAGGAGGCTCTTATTATGGAAAAAAAACCCTTAAGTTCAGGGCTTAAGAAATTATTTGGTATTGGGGATCTTGGTTTTACACTGATGTCGAATGTTGAAGTATTTTATTTTGCATATTTTTTAACAAACATTGCAAAATTTGATTTGGGAACTACTGCAATAATTATGACCTTAACAAGTACAGTAGATATGGTATTGTCACCTTTTTATGGTGGATTTATTGATGCTCTTAAACCAATGAAATGGGGAAAATACAGATCGTGGTTGTTGGTAATACCACCAATTGTTGTCGTTCTCTATACAATGATGTTTACGGTTATTGGCACTGGAATCGTACCAATGGTTATCATTTGTGTCGCTTTCATTACTTCACATGTGGCTTGGAACTTCTCGTACGTTGCTAATATAGCACTAATTCCAACAATATCAACAACACCAGAAGATCGAACACAATTATCTGCAACACGAGGTGCTTATGCAAATGTTGGGAAAATTATTTTCTCAGCAATGGGCTTAGCCACTATTTTATGGGTTGGTGAATTAGTCAAAAACCCAATACTTGGGTTCACTATTTCGGCATTCGCAATGGCATGTGTTTACTGGTTAGGCTATTTCATTCACTTCAAACTGACTAGTGGATATGAAGTAACATATGAAAATGCTGCTGCAAATGCGAATACTCCAAAAAAAGAAAAAATATCCATGGGCGATATGGCTAGATCATTGGTTCAGAATCCACATTTGTTAGTGTTACTTTTAGCAGATGTCGCACGTTGGACAGTTAACTTTGTCTGTGCCGGCTCGGCAGTATACTTCTTTACCTATGTCGCAAACGATGCTGCAATGTTTAGTATATATTTGTTGGTTGCAAATATTATGGCGGTAATTGGCTCATATTTAAGTAAATATGTTGCCGCAAAACTGTCAACACGAACTGCGGCACTGATTGGTTGCTACGGTCTAGGGGTATTCTTGATCGGCTGTCAATTCGTAGTTGGTAATATCATGCTCGTTCTAATCATCCTTTCATGTGCTCAGTTCTTCTTAGGATTCCTTTACGCATTGATGGTTGCTTTATACGGCGATGCATCGATATACAGTGAATGGAAAACAGGAAAAGCAGCATCAAGCTGGGTTATGGGATTATCGAATTTACCATTGAAACTCGCTATCTTCATCAAAGGTTTAATCATACCGGCAATGCTGGCTGCCGCAGGATTCGTTGCACAAATGGATCCGGCTACTGCTACACCGGAATTAAAAGCTGGTATTACGACTTTATTCTGTACAATCCCAGGTTGTACGGTCCTTGCTGGTGCGGTTCTGTTAACCTTTGGATACCGCTTAACGACAGAAAAAGTGTTACAATATCAGAATGAAATAGACGCAAGGAAAAAAATAACAGAATAGTAGACGTAAAGAAGATGACATTAAAATAATTACATAACAAATAAGAAGCCATATTCAAATCAATTGATAGGCTTCTTATTTATTTCATGAGATGAATAGCGATACTGTTGGCTAAAAAAAACTATTATCTTTAAACTATGATTGAGGTGGATTATGAATAAAAAACAGATCATCGGATTGATTATTAGCATTGCTGTGCTGATGGCCGCTTTTTTTCTACCCATACCAATGGGTCTGACCGATAAGGGACTGATAACCATTGGCCTGCTGCTGTTCTTTTTAATCATGTTGATTACTGAGGCGCTGCCAGTTGGAGTTATTTGTTTCCTATGTCTGGCGCTATTACCAATGCTGGGGGTCACAAAAAATCTGACCGCCGGACTAAGTGGATTTACCAACACGATCTTATTTTTTGTCCTGGCTTCATTTGGACTCGCGGAGGCGGTGGCCTCAACGCCGATTGTCCAACGGATCTTGCATGCTCTGCTTAAAAAATTTGGTAAGGATGTTAAAACCTGTGTCCTGGCGATCATGGTTGCTGGAGCTATCGTATCTTCGATTGTCACGGATGTACCATCAGTAGTCGTTTTTATGGGTATCGGAGCCAGTTTTCTCAAGCTTTTCGTCAATAAAGCAGATCGTCAGCAAACAGCAAAATCATTAATGATAGGAATTCCGATAGCGGTGATGCTGGGGGGACTGATGACGCCAGCTGGCAGCGGCATTAACATATTAACCATTGGACTACTGCAAAATCTGGCGGGAATCCAGATTACCTTTATCCAGTGGATGGTTTGCAGCATTCCCATTGTGATGGTAATGGTACTGCTGGCCTGGTTTGTTCTGACAAAAATATTTCCGCCAGCAGAAATTGAACAGACTGAGATTCAAGCATACATGACGACAATTGAAGTGAAGGAGAAAGTCAGCAGCAGAGAGCTTAAAGTTATTTTTATCGGATTAGGCATGATTACGTTCTGGCTGCTCAGCTCATTCTTTCCGGCTATTGAAGTGACTGTAGTAGCCTTATTTGGTTGTGTCTGCTTCTTTTTACCGGGCATAAAGATTCTCACCTGGGAGCGATACATGAAAGCAGTGAGCTGGACTTCCTTTATCTTGATTGGGACGGTTTTATGTATTGCCAACACAATTGTTGCAAACGGTGTCAGCGATTGGTTTGTAACCTATATCCTGCCATCATCGTTATCATTTTCAATTATAGAAGGGGTATTTTTTGTAGCAGTACTGAGTTTTGTTATTATGCTGATTGTTCCTGTGGCACCCGCCTTGATCGGCGTTTTGACGCCGGTCATTATCAGCCTGGCAGCAACCACCGGTATCAATCCGGCGCTGCTGATCATTACCTTGGGACTATGTGCCGGTAACTGTTATTTATTCCCGATTGACACGATTCCTTTGATTACCTATACAGCTGGCCATTATAAGATGACCGATATGCCAAAGGCTACTGTCTGGCTCCAATTGGCTTTTATCGGATTAGCCACACTCTGGCTGCCGATTGTCGGAAATCTGATTGGACTGGTATAAAAATAATCTGTATCATGGCTGGTCAGATTTCTGTCTGTTTTTTAATTGTTAAGACCATTATAATGAACCGGATGAATGGTCAAAGGTTAGATTAAAGTAATTGTAAGACAAGGTTCCAATGCATTGTGTTAAAATAAAATTAATGTTCAGTTAATGTAGTAACAGGGGCGATTATATATCGATCGGGGAATAAGCAGGTATATAAAGCTTTTGTAATTGAAGTTCGGCGAGCTGCAGTGACAGGAAAAATCGTGGAATAATATGAGCGATAAAAAAAGAAAACGCTAGTCTAGCGTTTTCTTTTTTTTAACATCATTTTAATATCAAGGAAAGGCATTTGTAATAAGTGTTAGGCAACCATTTCTTTGGCTTTAACAGCCGCGCTACCAGCATCAGGAGCAAATCCGTCAGCGCCGATTTCAGCTGCATATTCTGGGGTTACAGGTGCGCCACCAACAATAACTTTTACATCCAGACCGCTGGCTTTGATCGTTTCGACCGCTTCTTTAAGTGCCGGCATGGTTGTCGTTAACAAACCGGAACAAGCAACCAGGGTGACGTTTTCGTTCTCTTTGATGGCTTCTACAAAGCGTTCTGCGGGTACATCAACACCCAGGTCAACCATGGTGAATCCGGCGCTTTCGATCATCATCGAAACCAGGTTTTTGCCAATATCATGTAAATCGCCGGCAACGGTTCCAATGATACAGGTGCCCAGGGAGGCGGAAGTGTCTCCGGCTAACAGTGGACGCAACACATCAACGCCTTTAGCCATCGCTTTAGCAGCGATTAACATTTCAGGAACGAAGATTTCTCCGGAAGAGAACTTTTCGCCAACAACGCTCATGGAATCAACCATTGCTTGCAGGATTTCGCTTGCTGGACTGCCTTCGTCTAAGGCTTCCTGAACTAATCCGGGAATCAGTTTTGTTTTACCAATTTCTACTTTTGCTTTTACTTCTTCAATTTTTGACATCTTTTTTCTCCTGTTCAGTCATTTATTTTTAAATGGTATATATAACCGGGCAACCGATTGTGTGATCAGATGACCGGATTTGTAGCAGAATTATTAAATTAGTGTGTCATTATATTAAGACCAACTATTTCTTCTGACCGAAGATCCCTTCGCGATAAGCACCAATGTATTCCATGCAGTAGTCATCTTCGCCGAGTAAAGCTTCGGTGGCAAAGATAATGCCCATTAAGTCACCATTCGTTGGGTCAAGAATGGCACTGTCCAGACCGGCGTTCATAGCCAGGACGGTAAAGCCCATGTTGACCATTTTTCGGGCGGGCAGGTTGAAGGAAATATTACTGACGGCGCCAGTGACATGAATGGTCGGGTATTGTTCTTTAATACTGCGAATCACTTCGACGACCATGGCAATCCCGTCTTCTGAGGTACACAGCATTTCAACTAATGGATCAATGTGCATCCGGGAAGGATCAATGCCATATTCTTTAACTTTAACCATTAAATCGGCAAATACATCCAGACGGTCTTTGGCTGTTTTAGGAATCCCTTTGTCACTGTTAAGCAGTGCCACACAGTCCCATTTAGTATCAGCGATCGCTTTAAAAGCAGCGTCAATTTTGTCGCCTTCTAATGAAACGGAATTAAATAAACCGGGTTTGTTACAGTATTTCATGGACTCAATACAGGTATACACATTGGGGCTGTCCACCGCAATGGGGGTATCTGTGACTTCCTGAACCAGATCAATTAACCATTTCATGGTTTCCAGTTCGATATCATCATCAACTGATGCGCAAACATCAATGTAATCCACACCGGCTTCGGTTTGAATCTTGGCCAGATTCTTGATGAATTCTCCATCTTTTGCGGCAA is a window encoding:
- a CDS encoding MFS transporter, yielding MEKKPLSSGLKKLFGIGDLGFTLMSNVEVFYFAYFLTNIAKFDLGTTAIIMTLTSTVDMVLSPFYGGFIDALKPMKWGKYRSWLLVIPPIVVVLYTMMFTVIGTGIVPMVIICVAFITSHVAWNFSYVANIALIPTISTTPEDRTQLSATRGAYANVGKIIFSAMGLATILWVGELVKNPILGFTISAFAMACVYWLGYFIHFKLTSGYEVTYENAAANANTPKKEKISMGDMARSLVQNPHLLVLLLADVARWTVNFVCAGSAVYFFTYVANDAAMFSIYLLVANIMAVIGSYLSKYVAAKLSTRTAALIGCYGLGVFLIGCQFVVGNIMLVLIILSCAQFFLGFLYALMVALYGDASIYSEWKTGKAASSWVMGLSNLPLKLAIFIKGLIIPAMLAAAGFVAQMDPATATPELKAGITTLFCTIPGCTVLAGAVLLTFGYRLTTEKVLQYQNEIDARKKITE
- a CDS encoding corrinoid protein codes for the protein MSKIEEVKAKVEIGKTKLIPGLVQEALDEGSPASEILQAMVDSMSVVGEKFSSGEIFVPEMLIAAKAMAKGVDVLRPLLAGDTSASLGTCIIGTVAGDLHDIGKNLVSMMIESAGFTMVDLGVDVPAERFVEAIKENENVTLVACSGLLTTTMPALKEAVETIKASGLDVKVIVGGAPVTPEYAAEIGADGFAPDAGSAAVKAKEMVA
- a CDS encoding methyltetrahydrofolate cobalamin methyltransferase, with the translated sequence MIIIGEKINGAIPSTAKAIAAKDGEFIKNLAKIQTEAGVDYIDVCASVDDDIELETMKWLIDLVQEVTDTPIAVDSPNVYTCIESMKYCNKPGLFNSVSLEGDKIDAAFKAIADTKWDCVALLNSDKGIPKTAKDRLDVFADLMVKVKEYGIDPSRMHIDPLVEMLCTSEDGIAMVVEVIRSIKEQYPTIHVTGAVSNISFNLPARKMVNMGFTVLAMNAGLDSAILDPTNGDLMGIIFATEALLGEDDYCMEYIGAYREGIFGQKK
- a CDS encoding TetR/AcrR family transcriptional regulator → MRKMTKGEMTKERIYQSAKELFYSQGYNATTIQQIADRSDTTLGSMTYHFATKDTFIAKIFDDYLISIHEALKEKLIGYKPINAFEKHFYLTMVWYHHLLSDPHVNNFYYEISKNDSLYPFLHGKMGEIYHDFVNDYNLRIRPIEFDALLIADFGARRELTRAFCEARIKMPVEDFSILIITNTARCLGVPQKSIYRVSYEALLFFREHDFSEIKLLI
- a CDS encoding SLC13 family permease, with protein sequence MNKKQIIGLIISIAVLMAAFFLPIPMGLTDKGLITIGLLLFFLIMLITEALPVGVICFLCLALLPMLGVTKNLTAGLSGFTNTILFFVLASFGLAEAVASTPIVQRILHALLKKFGKDVKTCVLAIMVAGAIVSSIVTDVPSVVVFMGIGASFLKLFVNKADRQQTAKSLMIGIPIAVMLGGLMTPAGSGINILTIGLLQNLAGIQITFIQWMVCSIPIVMVMVLLAWFVLTKIFPPAEIEQTEIQAYMTTIEVKEKVSSRELKVIFIGLGMITFWLLSSFFPAIEVTVVALFGCVCFFLPGIKILTWERYMKAVSWTSFILIGTVLCIANTIVANGVSDWFVTYILPSSLSFSIIEGVFFVAVLSFVIMLIVPVAPALIGVLTPVIISLAATTGINPALLIITLGLCAGNCYLFPIDTIPLITYTAGHYKMTDMPKATVWLQLAFIGLATLWLPIVGNLIGLV